A part of Streptococcus porcinus genomic DNA contains:
- a CDS encoding glycosyltransferase family 2 protein, whose translation MIIVGIPTLNEADNISKLVEKIDKYSLELGENIVIINSDSNSDDGTSKIFLKTKTFNSKISLTSIQRGKGYNVRNIFQYSLAHFPNFDGIILIDGDVISLDKTWLKKMYLSIREGNDLVVPNYARKFFEGNATNHFIYPILLKLFKKDVPYQCISGDLGFSKKLVKELIYNCNWHSFSKGYGIDIFLTLTALLKSYKIKEIDLESKIHKRSFEKIEKIFLEVSQSFFETLTDNFSYIDRDKYHLSFESHTKRFVDSNDKPSIDEIEKLRTRALLLLDIKEKYPQGIRPTVWHKKLAESLKNIPKFSSNELARSLLPYYLLRVYNYLKFNNFGSVSFDLETTTQNIKGSCCNKEKHFNLYNSH comes from the coding sequence ATGATTATTGTAGGTATTCCAACCTTAAATGAGGCCGATAATATCAGTAAATTAGTGGAAAAAATTGATAAGTACTCTTTGGAGTTAGGAGAGAATATAGTTATTATTAATTCTGATAGTAATAGTGACGATGGGACTTCAAAAATCTTTTTAAAGACGAAAACATTTAACTCAAAAATATCACTTACATCCATTCAGCGCGGAAAAGGTTACAATGTGAGAAATATTTTTCAATATAGCTTAGCTCATTTTCCTAATTTTGATGGGATTATTTTAATAGATGGTGATGTCATTTCATTAGATAAAACCTGGTTGAAAAAGATGTATCTATCCATTAGGGAAGGTAATGATCTTGTGGTTCCTAATTATGCTAGAAAATTTTTTGAAGGAAATGCGACAAATCATTTTATTTATCCTATCTTACTAAAATTATTTAAGAAAGATGTCCCCTATCAATGTATTTCTGGAGACCTTGGCTTCTCGAAAAAATTGGTTAAAGAGCTAATTTATAATTGCAATTGGCATAGTTTTTCTAAAGGCTATGGAATTGATATTTTTTTAACATTAACTGCACTATTAAAATCTTACAAAATTAAGGAAATTGATTTAGAGTCTAAGATCCATAAGAGAAGTTTTGAAAAGATAGAGAAAATATTTCTGGAAGTTTCCCAAAGTTTTTTTGAGACGCTGACAGATAATTTTTCCTATATTGATAGAGACAAGTATCATTTATCATTTGAAAGTCACACTAAGAGGTTTGTTGATTCAAATGATAAACCCTCCATTGATGAAATAGAAAAGTTAAGAACAAGAGCTTTGCTATTACTAGATATAAAGGAAAAATATCCTCAAGGAATCAGACCTACTGTGTGGCATAAGAAATTAGCTGAGTCACTCAAAAATATACCTAAGTTCAGTAGTAATGAGCTTGCAAGAAGCTTATTGCCTTACTATTTATTGAGAGTCTATAATTATCTAAAATTTAATAATTTTGGAAGTGTTTCCTTTGATTTAGAGACGACGACTCAAAACATTAAAGGCAGCTGTTGCAATAAAGAAAAACATTTTAATCTTTATAACTCACACTAA
- a CDS encoding ATP-binding protein — protein MSMKSKTILYFGLVEITFEVPECIFKNIKEQDNHIKAQAKEVKVRGNLKLIKSNHQFVKYDGKNNISVFGQMKYFKKGTSLYYIGEYLAECLLIEASHTLLVHAAALYNPDTKKSIILFGEKGAGKTTVALRLCIEHGYHLIGNDQIIFGLENGELFTYAGTANFNIRRTAILSDDLLHKLFGSYFSSFPQSARISWDEKISVSAKELGVLTCHSPANVSKIYYIKTDKKQEGTLQQIWDDNLACLILNELLGRHISAQVSCFQSDEGNYFSAMPLIRYQQNNLVREKIVKTILKKYNIYKIAADTSEKIVKEIVDEMNSE, from the coding sequence ATGTCTATGAAGAGTAAGACAATCTTGTATTTTGGATTAGTTGAGATTACATTTGAAGTTCCAGAGTGTATATTTAAAAATATTAAAGAACAGGATAATCATATTAAAGCTCAGGCAAAAGAGGTTAAGGTTCGTGGGAACTTGAAGTTAATAAAAAGCAACCATCAATTTGTGAAATATGATGGGAAGAATAATATTTCTGTTTTTGGACAGATGAAGTACTTTAAAAAAGGAACTTCTCTCTATTATATAGGTGAATATTTAGCTGAATGCCTTTTGATTGAAGCAAGTCATACTCTATTAGTTCATGCTGCCGCGTTATATAATCCTGATACAAAAAAATCGATCATTTTATTTGGCGAAAAAGGGGCTGGAAAAACAACAGTTGCTCTAAGACTCTGCATTGAACATGGTTATCATCTTATTGGTAATGATCAAATCATATTTGGCTTAGAAAATGGAGAACTATTTACCTATGCAGGAACAGCTAACTTTAATATTAGGAGAACGGCTATTTTATCAGATGATTTATTACATAAATTATTTGGAAGTTATTTCAGTTCTTTTCCACAATCAGCTAGGATAAGTTGGGACGAAAAAATTTCTGTATCTGCTAAAGAATTAGGAGTGTTAACTTGTCACTCCCCGGCTAACGTTTCTAAAATTTATTACATTAAGACCGATAAAAAACAAGAAGGTACATTACAACAAATCTGGGATGATAATTTAGCATGTCTTATTCTGAATGAATTATTAGGAAGGCATATCTCAGCCCAAGTTTCCTGTTTTCAGTCTGATGAGGGGAATTATTTTTCTGCCATGCCTCTCATTCGTTATCAGCAAAACAATTTAGTCCGTGAAAAAATAGTAAAGACTATTTTAAAAAAATACAATATATATAAAATTGCTGCTGACACATCTGAAAAAATAGTGAAAGAGATTGTAGATGAGATGAATTCAGAATAA